One region of Spiroplasma culicicola AES-1 genomic DNA includes:
- a CDS encoding 1-phosphofructokinase: MIYTITLNPAIDHIILADKPIDLGITNYYNTEYKVVGGKGINAGVILKNLQSQVQAIGIMGLDNKEIFLNKFEEINLNYKFFYNQGSTRVNYKIKHLASHQETELNGLGFEVTQDTLKEFLDYLKDNLKPNDIVMVTGSVARGVQRDIYEIIGQIVNQNSALLVCDATNDLLINALKQKPYLIKPNLEEICSTLNIEFNEDIDFEQTKDLIKQLQGLGARNILLSKGSQGSLYFDENNDVYQVGIATGKLINSVGAGDSMLAGFVHGIDQNFSVTKTLQFAAASGAATAFNEWLASKDEIIALVDQIKVEKI; the protein is encoded by the coding sequence ATGATATATACAATAACATTAAACCCAGCAATTGATCATATAATTTTGGCTGATAAACCAATTGATCTGGGAATAACTAATTATTACAACACAGAATATAAAGTTGTTGGTGGTAAAGGCATTAATGCAGGAGTTATATTAAAAAATTTACAATCACAAGTACAAGCTATTGGGATTATGGGATTGGATAATAAAGAAATCTTTTTAAATAAATTTGAAGAAATTAATTTAAATTATAAATTCTTTTACAATCAGGGCAGTACGAGAGTAAATTATAAAATTAAGCATCTAGCTTCGCACCAAGAAACTGAGCTTAATGGTTTAGGATTTGAAGTAACTCAAGATACTTTAAAAGAGTTTTTAGATTATTTAAAAGATAATTTAAAACCAAATGATATTGTTATGGTTACTGGAAGTGTGGCTCGTGGTGTACAAAGAGATATTTATGAAATAATAGGGCAAATAGTTAATCAAAATTCAGCTTTATTAGTTTGTGATGCAACTAATGATTTATTAATAAATGCTTTAAAACAAAAGCCCTATTTAATTAAACCTAATTTAGAAGAAATCTGCTCAACATTGAATATTGAATTTAATGAAGATATTGATTTTGAACAAACCAAAGATTTAATTAAACAATTGCAAGGATTAGGAGCAAGAAATATTTTATTAAGTAAAGGATCACAAGGAAGTTTATATTTTGATGAAAATAATGATGTATATCAAGTGGGTATTGCAACAGGGAAATTAATCAACTCAGTGGGTGCTGGAGACAGTATGTTAGCTGGTTTTGTTCATGGAATTGATCAAAACTTCTCAGTAACAAAAACCTTACAATTTGCAGCTGCATCTGGAGCTGCAACTGCTTTTAACGAATGACTGGCATCTAAAGATGAAATTATTGCTTTAGTTGACCAAATTAAAGTAGAAAAAATTTAG
- a CDS encoding lipoprotein — protein MKKLLSIIGAASVTATGASSVISCDPGDVETFATGDMTDIFTNINKIIINSKDDNGIKLAIKKLKVISSLQYDIKGTVDYSNDTGSVTLAGKSDFFLPVTGEVTLSWEYQEEVIAPEPGPTDPENPGPTDPETPNPEDNGNLGEAQESLDMATGFVMDWESQFASAEEAIEKGWTDLTDPVEYAWILIGTQVDSVFNTTVKNQFDIDPNNQDLVQKGKTYQNDWDKVIKNLELESQSITVKYWGTDGSWITGEATVTVRLHKTGEQAIKK, from the coding sequence ATGAAAAAATTATTGTCAATAATTGGTGCTGCATCCGTTACTGCAACTGGAGCTTCAAGTGTAATATCTTGTGATCCAGGTGATGTAGAAACATTTGCAACTGGGGATATGACAGACATTTTCACAAATATCAATAAAATAATTATAAATTCTAAGGACGACAACGGTATTAAATTAGCAATAAAGAAACTAAAAGTAATTAGTTCTTTACAATATGATATTAAAGGAACTGTAGATTATTCAAATGATACAGGAAGTGTAACATTAGCTGGAAAAAGTGACTTTTTCCTTCCAGTAACTGGAGAAGTTACTTTATCTTGAGAATATCAAGAAGAAGTTATTGCTCCTGAACCTGGACCAACTGATCCAGAAAATCCAGGACCAACTGATCCAGAAACACCTAACCCAGAAGATAATGGTAATTTAGGTGAAGCACAAGAATCTTTAGACATGGCCACAGGGTTTGTAATGGACTGAGAAAGTCAATTTGCAAGTGCCGAAGAAGCCATTGAAAAAGGTTGAACTGATTTAACTGATCCAGTTGAATATGCATGAATTTTAATTGGAACACAAGTAGATTCAGTGTTTAATACAACAGTTAAAAATCAATTTGATATTGATCCAAATAACCAAGATTTAGTACAAAAAGGTAAAACTTATCAAAATGATTGAGATAAAGTTATTAAAAATCTTGAATTAGAATCGCAATCAATTACTGTAAAATATTGAGGTACAGATGGATCATGAATTACAGGTGAGGCAACAGTTACTGTAAGACTTCACAAAACTGGTGAACAAGCTATAAAAAAATAA
- the hisS gene encoding histidine--tRNA ligase, with translation MIQKPRGTVDLYDKKVKEFFALEMIIRNIVDLYNYSEIKTPIFESTDLFLRGVGSETDIVSKEMYTFNDKKNRSLTLKPEGTAPTVRAILENKMYINENLPLKLFYFSNMFRYERPQNGRQRQFTQFGVEVFGPKNALIDSEVLCLAVNILNAIGIENYSVHLNYLATGENRQKYIADLKIQLSTLQLCDDCQTRINTNPLRVLDCKVDSAKFSDIKDMKEYLSQEDQTQYSHLKTTLDNLAIKYQEDKLLVRGLDYYTGYVFEIKDKNGSTLLGGGRFDNLVNELGQVDLPAAGFGMGIERIVLALEEANISLSEQTTLDAYIIGLSDKAKQFSNILLLMLRSAGLKVDFDYMNRSMKSAFKQSEKLNAQNIIIIGDNELKENVVVIKNQITKTEQKVNFDQIVETIMKGK, from the coding sequence ATGATACAAAAACCAAGAGGAACTGTTGATTTATATGATAAAAAAGTCAAAGAGTTTTTTGCTTTAGAAATGATTATTCGCAATATTGTGGATTTATATAATTATTCAGAAATTAAAACTCCTATCTTTGAATCAACAGATTTATTTTTAAGAGGTGTTGGGAGTGAAACTGACATTGTTAGCAAAGAAATGTATACATTTAATGATAAAAAAAATCGTTCACTTACTTTAAAACCAGAAGGAACTGCACCAACTGTAAGAGCAATTTTGGAAAATAAAATGTATATCAATGAAAATTTACCTTTAAAACTATTTTATTTTTCAAACATGTTTCGTTATGAACGTCCTCAAAATGGAAGACAACGTCAATTTACACAATTTGGGGTTGAAGTGTTTGGACCTAAAAATGCATTGATTGACAGTGAAGTTTTATGCTTAGCTGTAAATATTTTAAATGCAATTGGAATTGAAAATTATTCTGTTCATTTAAATTATTTGGCAACAGGAGAAAATCGTCAAAAATATATTGCTGATTTAAAAATTCAATTATCAACTTTACAATTATGTGATGACTGTCAAACAAGAATTAATACAAATCCCTTAAGAGTTTTGGACTGTAAAGTTGATAGTGCAAAATTTAGTGACATTAAAGATATGAAAGAATATTTAAGCCAAGAAGATCAAACACAATATAGTCATTTAAAAACTACTTTAGATAATTTAGCAATTAAATATCAAGAAGACAAATTATTAGTTCGTGGTTTAGACTATTACACAGGTTATGTATTTGAAATCAAAGATAAAAATGGATCAACTTTACTTGGTGGGGGAAGATTTGACAACTTAGTCAATGAATTAGGACAAGTTGATTTACCAGCTGCAGGATTTGGAATGGGAATTGAAAGAATTGTTCTTGCTCTTGAAGAGGCAAACATTTCTTTAAGTGAGCAAACAACACTTGATGCATACATTATTGGTTTAAGTGATAAAGCAAAACAATTTTCAAATATCTTATTGTTAATGTTAAGAAGTGCTGGTTTAAAAGTTGATTTTGACTATATGAACAGAAGTATGAAATCAGCTTTTAAACAATCTGAAAAACTAAATGCTCAAAATATAATAATTATTGGAGATAATGAATTAAAAGAAAATGTGGTTGTAATTAAAAATCAAATCACTAAAACAGAACAAAAAGTTAATTTTGATCAAATTGTAGAAACAATTATGAAAGGAAAATAA
- a CDS encoding flavodoxin: protein MSKAKIVYASQTKNTEEIAYIVSNRLEKLGVEVDIEECWNATPKSFQEYDICIVATYTYGDGDIPDELIDFYYDLKKVDLKGKIYGTCGSGDRFYEHFAVAVDDFAAAFEQAGAIKGSESVKIELDPKEEDIQELEKFCQQLVDKLT, encoded by the coding sequence ATGTCAAAAGCTAAAATAGTTTATGCTAGTCAAACTAAAAATACAGAAGAAATAGCCTATATTGTTTCAAATCGATTAGAAAAATTAGGGGTTGAAGTAGATATTGAAGAATGTTGAAATGCAACTCCAAAATCATTTCAAGAATATGATATTTGTATTGTTGCAACATATACTTATGGAGATGGCGATATTCCAGATGAATTAATTGATTTCTATTATGATCTAAAAAAAGTAGATCTTAAAGGTAAAATTTATGGAACATGTGGGTCAGGAGACCGTTTTTATGAACATTTTGCAGTAGCAGTTGATGATTTTGCAGCAGCATTTGAACAAGCAGGTGCTATTAAAGGTAGTGAAAGTGTCAAAATTGAACTTGATCCAAAAGAAGAAGATATTCAAGAATTAGAAAAATTTTGTCAGCAATTAGTTGATAAATTAACTTAA
- a CDS encoding PTS fructose transporter subunit IIABC, which yields MELKDLFHKQIAFFNEDLKTKEEVIDFLASKLVKAKFVKDESEFKDAVWKRENQDSTGIGDGIAIPHVLNPTVNSSAIAFVKLKNEIDWQSLDGKPTDLVFMIMTNGKDGNEHLEALANLSGFLVKQEIQAGLRNAKSVTEVQNLLSTKIEKTNKVSADGHYDVIAITACPTGIAHTYLAAEKIEEYASNLGMSVKVETQGRRGVENKLTKADIENAKVIILAHDKAINGMARFNGVKVLDTTTKDAIYNGKDLIEKFDKNQNVKLVENAKDDSDDSVGELSLTQFKKVKDNLLAGVSRMLPFVVAGGVILGFGFLLDYIYTTAMGMTAIANISDYVTKVMGISQAEYNEVYQYISTPGFDPENSLSITWNLWNNKFGEFNGQAGWTIGADESLYYAAGSFGTIWGPAHFFSGIGKVGMELMIPILAGYVCYSIVGPQGLMVGATAGLFANGNGMVYGTPGSWAGAWSRFLPDNIQGLSSGFIGALVGAYLGALAVYGWTKLMKNFGKGLQGARDIVFIPVLSLLSVAIIMLAINIPLGYVMLGLQEGITFMAEKNLMFIVCTIIALMMCVDMGGPINKIAYTLGVLSVGYGLVKDPNSVAYANQTMIMSAAMAGGMIPPLGIAISTVLFPRQWTAKSKDSAKANWLMGACFISEGAIPFMIEDPKRIPVSAMIGGAISGAIIGALQVTIAAPHGGIFVVPLTNSLLFESASMAKAFGVAGYLLAVVAGSVAMGIVLGFWRLADIKSGKLALATSNGVKESIEAKIAKFANNESKLAKYNEKLNKYNKFEQDLKAKQLAYQNQMTEKAKLKASK from the coding sequence ATGGAATTAAAAGATTTATTTCATAAGCAAATTGCCTTCTTTAATGAAGATTTAAAAACTAAAGAAGAAGTTATTGACTTTTTAGCTTCAAAATTAGTAAAAGCAAAATTTGTTAAAGATGAAAGTGAATTTAAAGATGCGGTTTGAAAACGTGAAAATCAAGATTCAACAGGAATTGGAGATGGAATTGCTATTCCTCACGTTTTAAATCCAACTGTAAATTCTTCTGCAATTGCTTTTGTTAAATTAAAAAACGAAATTGATTGACAATCATTAGATGGTAAACCTACAGATTTAGTGTTTATGATCATGACAAACGGAAAAGATGGAAATGAACATTTAGAAGCATTGGCAAATCTTTCTGGATTCTTAGTAAAACAAGAAATTCAAGCAGGGTTAAGAAATGCCAAAAGTGTAACTGAAGTTCAAAACTTATTATCAACTAAAATTGAAAAAACAAATAAAGTTAGTGCTGATGGACATTATGATGTAATTGCAATTACAGCATGTCCTACAGGAATTGCTCATACTTATTTAGCTGCAGAAAAAATTGAAGAATATGCTTCTAATTTAGGAATGAGCGTTAAAGTTGAAACTCAAGGAAGAAGAGGAGTTGAAAATAAATTAACAAAAGCAGATATTGAAAATGCCAAAGTTATTATTTTAGCTCACGATAAAGCAATTAACGGTATGGCAAGATTTAACGGAGTTAAAGTTCTTGACACTACTACAAAAGATGCAATTTACAATGGAAAAGATTTAATTGAAAAATTTGATAAAAATCAAAATGTTAAATTAGTTGAAAATGCAAAAGATGACAGTGATGATTCAGTGGGTGAATTATCATTAACACAATTTAAAAAAGTTAAAGATAACTTACTAGCAGGGGTTTCAAGAATGTTGCCATTCGTTGTAGCTGGTGGAGTTATTTTAGGATTTGGATTCCTTTTAGATTATATTTATACAACAGCAATGGGTATGACAGCCATCGCAAATATTAGTGATTATGTCACAAAGGTAATGGGAATATCTCAAGCAGAATATAATGAGGTATATCAATACATTAGTACACCTGGATTTGATCCAGAAAATTCATTATCTATAACATGAAACTTATGAAATAATAAATTTGGAGAATTTAATGGTCAAGCAGGATGAACAATTGGAGCAGATGAATCATTGTATTATGCTGCTGGTTCATTTGGAACAATTTGAGGACCAGCTCATTTCTTCTCAGGAATTGGTAAAGTTGGTATGGAATTAATGATTCCAATTCTTGCAGGTTATGTATGTTACTCAATTGTTGGTCCTCAAGGATTAATGGTTGGAGCAACTGCTGGTTTATTTGCAAATGGAAATGGTATGGTTTATGGAACACCTGGTTCATGAGCTGGGGCTTGAAGTAGATTCTTACCAGATAACATTCAAGGTTTATCATCTGGATTTATTGGAGCATTAGTTGGTGCATATTTAGGTGCACTTGCAGTGTATGGATGAACTAAATTAATGAAAAACTTTGGTAAAGGATTACAAGGAGCACGTGACATCGTGTTTATTCCAGTATTATCACTATTATCTGTAGCAATTATTATGTTAGCAATTAATATTCCTTTAGGATATGTAATGTTAGGATTACAAGAAGGAATTACATTTATGGCAGAAAAAAACTTAATGTTTATTGTATGTACAATTATTGCCTTAATGATGTGTGTTGATATGGGTGGACCAATTAACAAAATTGCGTATACTTTAGGAGTATTGTCAGTAGGTTATGGATTGGTTAAAGATCCAAACTCAGTTGCATATGCAAATCAAACAATGATTATGTCAGCTGCTATGGCTGGGGGAATGATTCCTCCATTGGGAATTGCAATTTCAACAGTACTTTTCCCAAGACAATGAACTGCTAAATCAAAAGATTCAGCAAAAGCAAACTGATTAATGGGAGCATGTTTTATTTCAGAAGGTGCAATTCCATTTATGATTGAAGATCCAAAAAGAATCCCTGTTTCTGCAATGATTGGGGGAGCAATTAGTGGTGCTATTATTGGTGCATTACAAGTTACAATTGCAGCACCACATGGAGGAATCTTTGTTGTGCCATTAACTAACTCATTATTATTTGAAAGTGCATCAATGGCCAAAGCATTTGGAGTAGCTGGATACTTATTAGCAGTAGTTGCTGGTTCAGTTGCAATGGGAATCGTATTAGGTTTCTGAAGATTGGCAGATATTAAATCTGGAAAATTGGCATTAGCAACTTCAAATGGAGTTAAAGAAAGTATTGAAGCTAAAATTGCAAAATTTGCAAACAATGAATCAAAATTGGCTAAATACAATGAAAAATTAAATAAATACAACAAATTTGAACAAGATTTAAAAGCAAAACAATTGGCTTATCAAAATCAAATGACTGAAAAAGCTAAATTAAAAGCTAGTAAATAA
- a CDS encoding lipoprotein gives MKKLLSLIGAASVTAPAAASAVSCGEVAVLGKGPLSELTTDMVLKIKEKSIKGINDAIDASKKLASFQVDIEGDPALSSSDKGTVTLTPNIEWGFDLEGSAKVQWMYVQNLHDVIKVKNLGEFEKVDASVILSVLSTKNTNLDTNEIEVINITNKGATIQAKNNSEKYYGSAKVSFSVKEADTRVELSSVIKTTSLGELADNQSTTILNAIANLNSALNTKEVTISNITSTSALINSKSNSKVYKGSVAVKFTVEESVEPPIELIKLEQHLKTTNLGEISKADENTILSAVKAKNSQVNTSEIEVSAINDTNATIKVKANSTVYEQGSIKITYSLASTPTPPEEKIDLKEHLKTTDLLGVGDSEPDTLLAKAETLNPDLIISELEVINIGENKADIKVKNDSEFYNPSTISVTFTISSALEDVISVRKLGEINDKDSETILNRVAIKNQALQKAEVEVINITDSSATIKAKDNSIIYKGSVEVTFSIFVEQEVDKDEKDITKLIQRTMLADDLITLPTNPGSVWGLVIKANANTLNELKLEHVIISDINENGAIIKGDELKWPNYKGTVEVSWSKNKDAEDGENDLGNLGEELNSNANFNIRWKEVVESRTKAWEKNELGEQDKYESLEHFIWMDVNGGVMSTVQSVFRTTMLKILGLYDIPEVVLDPNFIKYQVDWDTNLWETVVENEIELKDQEFEIDCFGLEGSWLKGKTAIKIVLNS, from the coding sequence ATGAAAAAGTTACTATCACTAATCGGTGCCGCTTCGGTAACTGCTCCCGCTGCAGCTAGTGCAGTATCATGCGGAGAAGTTGCGGTTCTAGGAAAAGGACCTTTATCTGAATTGACTACAGATATGGTCTTAAAAATTAAAGAAAAATCAATTAAAGGAATTAATGATGCAATTGATGCGTCTAAAAAATTAGCCAGCTTTCAAGTTGATATTGAAGGTGATCCTGCCCTTTCAAGTTCAGATAAAGGTACTGTTACTTTAACACCAAACATTGAGTGAGGTTTTGATCTTGAAGGTAGTGCTAAAGTTCAATGAATGTATGTTCAAAATTTACATGATGTTATTAAAGTAAAAAACTTAGGTGAATTTGAAAAAGTTGATGCAAGTGTAATTTTAAGTGTTTTAAGTACAAAAAATACAAATCTTGATACAAATGAAATAGAAGTTATCAATATTACTAATAAAGGTGCTACAATTCAGGCAAAAAATAATTCTGAAAAATATTATGGTTCTGCAAAAGTTTCATTCTCTGTTAAAGAAGCAGATACTCGTGTTGAATTGAGCTCTGTAATTAAAACTACTAGTTTAGGTGAGCTTGCAGATAATCAATCAACAACTATTTTAAATGCAATTGCAAACCTGAATAGTGCTTTAAATACAAAAGAAGTAACTATTTCAAATATTACTTCAACAAGTGCTTTAATTAATTCAAAATCAAATTCAAAAGTTTATAAAGGTAGTGTTGCTGTTAAATTTACAGTTGAAGAATCAGTAGAACCTCCAATTGAATTAATCAAACTAGAGCAACATTTAAAAACAACTAATTTAGGTGAAATTAGTAAAGCTGATGAAAATACAATTTTAAGTGCTGTTAAAGCTAAAAACTCACAAGTTAATACAAGTGAAATTGAAGTTAGTGCAATTAATGACACTAATGCCACAATTAAAGTTAAAGCAAACTCAACAGTTTATGAACAAGGTTCAATTAAAATAACTTATAGTCTTGCTTCAACTCCAACACCACCAGAGGAAAAAATTGATTTAAAAGAACATTTAAAAACAACAGATCTTCTTGGAGTTGGTGATAGTGAACCAGATACTTTACTTGCCAAAGCAGAAACTTTAAATCCTGATTTAATTATTAGTGAACTTGAAGTAATTAATATTGGTGAAAATAAAGCTGATATTAAAGTTAAAAATGATAGTGAGTTTTATAATCCATCAACAATCTCTGTTACTTTCACAATTTCAAGTGCTTTAGAAGACGTAATTAGTGTCAGAAAACTTGGAGAAATCAATGATAAAGATAGTGAAACAATTTTAAACAGAGTTGCTATTAAAAACCAAGCATTGCAAAAAGCAGAAGTTGAAGTTATCAATATTACAGATTCATCTGCAACAATTAAAGCAAAAGATAATTCAATTATTTATAAAGGAAGCGTCGAAGTTACATTTAGTATCTTTGTTGAACAAGAAGTTGATAAAGATGAAAAAGATATTACAAAATTAATTCAAAGAACAATGCTTGCAGATGATTTAATAACTTTACCTACAAATCCAGGTTCAGTATGAGGATTGGTAATTAAGGCTAATGCAAATACTTTAAATGAATTGAAATTAGAACACGTTATCATTTCTGATATTAATGAAAATGGTGCAATAATTAAAGGTGATGAACTAAAATGACCAAATTACAAAGGAACTGTTGAAGTATCTTGATCAAAAAATAAAGATGCAGAAGATGGTGAAAATGATTTAGGTAATTTAGGAGAAGAATTAAATTCAAATGCAAACTTCAATATTAGATGAAAAGAAGTTGTTGAAAGTCGTACAAAAGCTTGAGAAAAAAATGAATTAGGTGAACAAGATAAATACGAATCTCTAGAACACTTTATATGAATGGATGTTAACGGTGGAGTTATGTCTACAGTTCAATCTGTATTTAGAACTACAATGTTAAAAATTCTAGGATTATATGATATTCCAGAAGTAGTATTAGATCCAAACTTTATTAAATATCAAGTTGATTGAGACACAAACTTATGAGAAACAGTTGTCGAAAATGAAATTGAATTAAAAGACCAAGAATTTGAAATCGATTGTTTTGGTCTTGAAGGTTCATGATTAAAAGGAAAAACTGCTATCAAAATAGTCTTAAATAGTTAA
- the aspS gene encoding aspartate--tRNA ligase: protein MKRTHTCGQLNIANVNQTVTLQGWIAKVRKMGALTFVDLRDRYGITQLVIGEELNQFNDILKNEFVIEVTGKVIERKSKNKDLTTGEIEIEVLNIILINKTELTPFEIKDNIEAQEDTRLTYRYLDLRRPEMQKKLIVRSQMNHSIRNFFIENNFLEIETPFFGKSTPEGARDFLVPSRLNQGKFYALPQSPQLYKQLFMISGLDRYFQIVKCFRDEDLRIDRQPEFTQLDMEMSFANGEDAMNMIEAMFKRLVLDVKGIDIKEPIQRMSWNESFDKYGNDKPDLRFGYEINTVDQLFENTQIPLFSNLENKTIRAICVEGLLNKKELEALTETSKQNSVNILAFAKYDLNEWSGSIGSKLSDNEKQNLISHFNIQKPVTILFTVEEYERASKALGAVRNHVAKLQDLLDENDLKFVWIVDFPLFEFSEEENRFVAAHHPFTSPIDEHLNSFDKDMKNAFAKAYDIVLNGFEVGGGSQRITNASIQQRMFDAIGLTKEQIEQNFGWFVNAYKYGAPYHSGCALGLDRICMLLTGSENIREVIAFPKNSSGIDPMTNAPDTVSQSQLEELAIKLN, encoded by the coding sequence ATGAAAAGAACACATACATGTGGACAATTAAACATTGCAAATGTTAATCAAACAGTTACTTTACAAGGTTGAATTGCAAAAGTGCGTAAAATGGGAGCACTTACTTTTGTAGATTTACGTGATCGTTATGGAATTACTCAATTAGTAATTGGAGAAGAATTGAATCAATTCAATGATATTTTAAAAAATGAATTTGTAATTGAAGTTACTGGAAAAGTGATTGAAAGAAAATCAAAAAATAAAGATTTAACAACTGGAGAAATTGAAATTGAAGTTTTAAATATTATTTTAATTAATAAAACTGAATTAACTCCTTTTGAAATTAAAGATAACATTGAAGCACAAGAAGATACACGTCTAACATATCGTTATTTAGATTTACGTCGTCCAGAAATGCAAAAAAAATTAATTGTAAGAAGTCAAATGAATCATTCAATTAGAAACTTTTTTATTGAAAATAACTTTCTTGAAATTGAAACACCATTTTTTGGTAAATCAACTCCAGAAGGAGCACGTGACTTTTTAGTTCCTTCAAGATTAAATCAAGGGAAATTTTATGCTTTACCTCAATCTCCTCAATTGTATAAACAATTGTTTATGATTTCAGGATTAGATCGCTACTTTCAAATTGTTAAATGTTTTAGAGATGAAGATTTAAGAATTGATCGCCAACCTGAATTTACTCAACTTGACATGGAAATGAGTTTTGCAAATGGAGAAGATGCAATGAACATGATTGAAGCAATGTTCAAAAGACTTGTTTTAGATGTTAAAGGAATTGATATTAAAGAACCCATTCAAAGAATGAGTTGAAATGAATCATTTGATAAATATGGAAATGATAAACCAGATTTAAGATTTGGTTATGAAATCAATACAGTTGATCAATTATTTGAAAATACACAAATTCCTTTATTTTCAAATTTAGAAAATAAAACTATTAGAGCAATTTGTGTTGAAGGTTTATTAAACAAAAAAGAATTAGAAGCATTAACAGAAACTTCAAAACAAAATAGTGTCAATATTTTAGCATTTGCAAAATATGATTTAAATGAATGAAGTGGATCAATTGGATCAAAGTTAAGTGATAATGAAAAGCAAAATTTAATTAGTCATTTTAATATTCAAAAACCAGTCACAATTTTATTTACTGTTGAAGAATATGAAAGAGCTTCAAAAGCATTAGGAGCTGTAAGAAATCATGTTGCAAAACTTCAAGATTTATTAGATGAAAATGATTTAAAGTTTGTATGAATTGTTGATTTTCCTTTATTTGAATTTTCAGAGGAAGAAAATCGCTTTGTAGCAGCGCATCACCCATTTACAAGCCCAATTGATGAACACTTGAATAGTTTTGACAAGGATATGAAAAATGCTTTTGCAAAAGCCTATGACATTGTCTTAAATGGTTTTGAAGTTGGCGGGGGAAGCCAAAGAATTACAAATGCAAGTATTCAACAAAGAATGTTTGATGCAATTGGTTTAACAAAAGAACAAATTGAACAAAACTTTGGTTGATTTGTAAATGCCTATAAGTATGGAGCACCATATCATTCTGGATGTGCTTTAGGATTAGATAGAATTTGTATGTTATTAACTGGAAGTGAAAACATTAGAGAAGTAATTGCTTTTCCAAAAAATTCATCTGGAATTGATCCAATGACAAATGCACCAGATACTGTAAGTCAATCACAATTAGAGGAATTGGCTATTAAATTAAATTAA